From the Petrotoga mexicana DSM 14811 genome, one window contains:
- a CDS encoding LysO family transporter — protein MMVGILIAFSIGLFFGLKGRLKWLKKIKPVLWSTVLLLFFMGYEIGNDDTLISQIKEIGITALYIAVFSIVGSVLFTSIYEKFFKKEKSK, from the coding sequence ATGATGGTTGGGATACTTATAGCTTTTTCAATTGGCCTTTTTTTTGGATTAAAAGGAAGGCTAAAATGGTTGAAAAAAATTAAACCCGTCTTATGGTCAACAGTTCTGTTGCTCTTTTTCATGGGTTATGAAATTGGCAACGATGACACTTTGATTTCTCAAATTAAAGAAATTGGAATCACAGCTTTATACATAGCAGTTTTTTCCATTGTTGGGAGCGTTCTTTTCACTTCTATTTACGAAAAGTTTTTTAAAAAGGAGAAGTCTAAATGA
- a CDS encoding mannose-1-phosphate guanylyltransferase, translated as MKAIILAGGSGERFWPLSNSKTPKQFLKLFSDKTLIRETYERMRYKMEPKDIFIITSERYQQLTMKEIPEIPKDNIILEPIPRNTAPACMIGTLTAQDDEIVTILPADHYIPDKSKFWDTLSKAIQGAQEFDGLFTLGITPTRPETGYGYIEAGKPISNSTYKVNSFKEKPDPETAKTFLSKGNFYWNSGIFVWKKSTFLEQMKKHSSDIYNKLINISPWDTDNLRKIMPSIEKISIDYALLERSDKVYVVKADFTWSDVGNWVSVRELQGYSDNDENVEVINGKNVFVKSDKFVGIIGLSNIIVVEGENGILITKEENSQDVRKISEKLKKMGKF; from the coding sequence ATGAAGGCAATAATCCTTGCAGGAGGCTCAGGAGAAAGATTCTGGCCTCTATCAAACTCAAAAACACCAAAACAATTTCTAAAACTTTTCTCAGACAAAACCCTCATAAGAGAAACCTATGAAAGAATGCGCTACAAAATGGAGCCCAAAGACATCTTTATCATCACATCAGAAAGATACCAACAACTAACGATGAAAGAAATCCCAGAAATACCAAAAGACAACATCATCTTAGAACCAATTCCAAGAAACACCGCACCAGCTTGTATGATAGGAACTCTAACAGCCCAAGATGATGAGATAGTAACAATACTCCCTGCCGATCATTACATACCAGACAAATCAAAATTTTGGGACACCCTATCAAAGGCAATACAAGGTGCGCAAGAATTCGACGGACTATTCACCTTAGGAATAACGCCAACCAGGCCAGAAACTGGTTACGGTTATATAGAAGCAGGAAAACCAATAAGCAACTCTACTTACAAAGTCAATTCATTCAAAGAAAAACCAGATCCTGAAACAGCTAAAACTTTTCTATCAAAAGGCAACTTCTATTGGAACAGCGGGATCTTTGTATGGAAAAAAAGCACATTCTTAGAACAAATGAAAAAACATTCTTCTGATATATATAATAAACTCATAAACATCTCTCCATGGGATACAGATAATTTAAGAAAAATCATGCCCAGTATCGAAAAAATAAGCATCGATTACGCCCTATTAGAGCGATCTGATAAAGTCTATGTAGTTAAAGCAGATTTTACATGGTCTGATGTAGGAAACTGGGTATCAGTAAGAGAACTGCAAGGATACTCAGATAACGACGAAAACGTTGAAGTTATAAATGGAAAAAATGTGTTCGTTAAATCCGATAAATTTGTAGGAATAATTGGATTATCAAATATTATAGTAGTTGAAGGAGAAAACGGTATCTTAATCACAAAAGAAGAAAACTCCCAAGACGTAAGAAAAATATCGGAAAAACTAAAAAAAATGGGGAAATTTTAA
- a CDS encoding DegV family protein translates to MPKTAQIVDAASNLPTEILEKYNIVKIPFYITFDGKEYLVQGKDISDEEFYKKMAENPDKAPKTAAPNPEDWFNAFKETYDKGFKEIIVTTISSDLSASYQNANIAKNDFTAKYQDAKITLIDTRTCTCGQAALEIKIAQIIKSGKKYFEEISQIAKESIKKTSTIFTVKTLKYMKAGGRIGGATQFVGTLLNIKPIMEFVNGVVKPIKAVRSRRKSLEEMVNIISERIKDPKKAIICTRNAMCKEDEEYMIEKLKEKLNYEGKIYSGTLGAVIGAHSGPGAIGIGFTELEE, encoded by the coding sequence ATGCCTAAAACAGCACAAATAGTTGATGCAGCAAGCAATTTACCAACAGAAATTCTTGAAAAATATAATATCGTAAAAATCCCTTTTTACATAACCTTTGATGGGAAAGAGTACCTTGTTCAAGGCAAAGATATATCCGATGAAGAATTTTATAAAAAAATGGCTGAAAATCCAGACAAAGCTCCAAAAACTGCAGCACCAAATCCAGAAGATTGGTTCAACGCTTTTAAAGAAACATATGATAAAGGTTTCAAAGAGATAATAGTCACAACAATATCAAGCGATTTATCTGCAAGCTATCAAAATGCCAATATAGCAAAAAATGATTTTACCGCGAAATACCAAGACGCAAAAATAACCTTAATAGACACAAGAACCTGTACATGTGGTCAGGCTGCTTTGGAAATAAAAATCGCACAAATAATTAAAAGTGGGAAAAAATATTTTGAAGAAATCTCTCAAATAGCCAAAGAATCGATCAAAAAAACCAGTACAATATTCACTGTAAAAACCTTGAAATACATGAAAGCCGGTGGAAGAATAGGTGGCGCCACACAGTTCGTCGGCACTCTATTAAATATAAAACCGATAATGGAATTTGTGAATGGAGTAGTAAAACCGATAAAAGCAGTTAGATCAAGAAGAAAATCATTAGAAGAAATGGTCAACATAATTTCCGAAAGAATAAAAGATCCTAAAAAAGCAATTATCTGTACAAGAAACGCCATGTGTAAAGAAGACGAAGAATACATGATAGAAAAACTCAAAGAAAAACTAAACTATGAAGGCAAAATATACTCAGGTACGTTGGGAGCAGTAATTGGAGCTCATTCTGGGCCTGGGGCAATAGGAATAGGCTTCACAGAATTAGAAGAATAA
- the hepT gene encoding type VII toxin-antitoxin system HepT family RNase toxin has protein sequence MINKELIRDRLIFINDYLIQLEILSHLSKEEFLRDRRNPAAAESFLRRSLEAIFDIGRHILAKTGSIDMSTEYKAIALGLGEKDIINMNLSQKLIQMAGYRNRLVHMYHMISQEELYDIITENLDDIRQFIKSIEKFIENN, from the coding sequence ATGATAAATAAAGAGCTTATTAGAGATAGATTGATATTCATCAATGACTATCTAATTCAATTAGAAATATTATCTCACTTATCAAAAGAAGAATTTCTACGAGATAGAAGAAACCCTGCAGCCGCTGAAAGCTTTCTCCGAAGGTCTTTAGAAGCAATCTTTGATATTGGAAGGCATATATTAGCTAAGACAGGTAGCATAGACATGTCCACTGAGTATAAAGCTATTGCTTTGGGGCTTGGAGAAAAAGATATTATAAACATGAATTTGAGCCAGAAATTAATTCAAATGGCTGGTTATCGGAATAGATTGGTCCATATGTATCACATGATCTCTCAAGAAGAGCTGTACGATATAATAACAGAAAATTTGGATGACATTAGACAATTCATTAAAAGTATAGAAAAATTCATCGAAAATAACTGA
- a CDS encoding nucleotidyltransferase domain-containing protein — MVQNKLEFIKDLCKKYKIGLVYLFGSQKEKAYQLLKNNDDNDIKIDDPLTDIDVGIVFLFDLDTIKQRYKLYASIYNELEELFKPHKLDLVFLQETHSVFQTEALKGICVYSESESFKDEYEMMILRRAADFKYVLDLYHKEVLEKYEEK, encoded by the coding sequence ATGGTTCAGAACAAATTAGAATTCATAAAAGATTTGTGTAAAAAATATAAAATAGGGTTAGTCTATTTGTTTGGTTCACAGAAAGAAAAGGCTTATCAGTTACTAAAAAACAATGATGATAATGATATAAAAATAGATGATCCCCTCACAGACATAGATGTGGGAATAGTTTTTTTGTTTGATTTGGATACTATAAAGCAAAGATACAAGCTTTATGCCAGTATATACAATGAATTAGAAGAATTATTCAAACCTCACAAATTAGATCTGGTATTTTTGCAAGAAACTCATTCTGTATTCCAGACTGAAGCGTTAAAAGGCATATGCGTATATAGTGAATCGGAAAGTTTCAAAGATGAATATGAAATGATGATATTAAGGCGTGCTGCGGATTTTAAATATGTCCTCGATTTATACCATAAAGAAGTATTAGAAAAGTACGAGGAGAAATGA
- a CDS encoding lysine exporter LysO family protein, translated as MILLLSAVIAGIISGIYFNFNIPNNLTTILLMFLVFSVGVDIGSEEKILSKLKVNMKNILFQSILTILGSLIFGSLVIFFTDLNLKESLGASAGFGWYSLSGVMISNLYSPVLGAISFTANVIREILAIVLIPLVAKWSPLGAASIGGATSMDTMLGVIAKSTDKETTLIAFGQGVILSLSVPILITMIF; from the coding sequence ATGATATTGCTATTATCTGCAGTCATTGCTGGAATAATATCCGGTATCTATTTTAACTTTAATATCCCGAACAATTTAACAACTATTTTACTAATGTTTTTAGTTTTTAGCGTTGGGGTTGATATTGGCAGTGAAGAAAAGATACTCTCAAAATTAAAAGTCAACATGAAAAATATACTTTTTCAATCAATTTTAACCATATTAGGAAGTCTTATCTTTGGCTCTTTGGTAATATTTTTTACGGACTTGAATTTAAAAGAATCACTAGGCGCATCTGCAGGATTCGGTTGGTACTCTCTTTCAGGGGTTATGATCAGCAATCTCTACTCCCCTGTTTTAGGAGCAATTTCTTTCACTGCAAATGTAATTAGAGAAATTTTAGCAATAGTTTTAATTCCCTTAGTTGCTAAATGGTCTCCTCTAGGAGCAGCATCAATTGGAGGAGCCACTTCAATGGACACAATGCTCGGAGTAATAGCAAAAAGCACCGATAAAGAAACTACTCTAATAGCCTTTGGACAAGGAGTAATACTTTCTCTTTCCGTTCCAATTCTCATAACAATGATTTTTTAG